A stretch of the Bdellovibrio sp. 22V genome encodes the following:
- a CDS encoding iron-sulfur cluster assembly accessory protein translates to MIQISPEAAQKLAHLKKEEGKDDAAFLRVEVKKGGCSGLSYKMQFENDQREGDKVFESNGQKVAVDPQSMLYILGMTLEYSGGLNGKGFVFNNPNASKHCGCGSSFNV, encoded by the coding sequence ATGATTCAAATTTCACCAGAAGCAGCTCAAAAGCTTGCTCATCTTAAAAAAGAAGAAGGAAAAGACGATGCCGCATTCTTGCGCGTTGAGGTGAAAAAAGGCGGCTGTTCTGGCTTGTCTTACAAAATGCAATTTGAAAACGATCAACGCGAAGGCGATAAAGTTTTTGAATCTAACGGTCAAAAAGTCGCCGTAGATCCACAAAGTATGCTCTACATTTTGGGTATGACTTTGGAATATTCAGGCGGATTGAATGGCAAAGGTTTTGTCTTCAACAATCCAAATGCCTCCAAGCATTGCGGCTGCGGTTCAAGCTTCAACGTTTAA
- a CDS encoding alpha/beta hydrolase, translating into MSHKITFRERGPEQGPILILLHGYGGSVHHWDAVADRLAEKYRVVIPNLSHLYMSSDKLFFSVQIEVLAKFIRETFPEQKVHVAGLSYGGALSWGLATQHPELVQKSLLINPMVTNPVKHFLPKELKFFFSIPLNLKSIYLMLSTPMGRIFLKRAAQIFRDERSEGSISVERLQGRKLQFVAHMIHHFSWILRSEDWQYWHQRLYSHRGECRLIFDQEDLLFDQAAYREFAKHIGCDDIIAISGAGHLAIKTRPEIISQLMLEFLESQIAA; encoded by the coding sequence ATGTCTCACAAGATTACTTTCAGAGAGCGCGGGCCGGAGCAAGGGCCTATCTTAATTCTTCTTCATGGCTATGGTGGAAGTGTTCATCATTGGGATGCGGTGGCTGACAGGCTTGCGGAGAAGTATCGTGTTGTGATTCCGAATTTGAGCCATCTTTACATGAGCAGTGATAAGCTGTTTTTCTCTGTGCAGATCGAAGTTTTGGCGAAGTTTATTCGAGAGACTTTTCCTGAGCAAAAAGTGCATGTTGCGGGGCTTAGTTATGGCGGGGCTTTGAGTTGGGGGCTGGCGACTCAGCATCCGGAGCTTGTGCAAAAGTCTTTGCTTATTAATCCGATGGTCACGAATCCTGTGAAACATTTCTTGCCGAAAGAATTGAAATTTTTCTTTTCGATTCCGCTGAATTTAAAAAGTATTTATTTGATGCTTTCAACGCCGATGGGACGCATTTTCCTGAAGCGGGCGGCGCAGATTTTCCGTGACGAACGCAGTGAAGGTTCTATTTCTGTCGAGCGTTTACAAGGACGCAAATTGCAGTTTGTCGCTCACATGATTCATCATTTTTCTTGGATCTTGCGCTCGGAAGACTGGCAGTACTGGCATCAGCGTTTGTATTCACATCGCGGGGAGTGCCGACTGATCTTCGATCAAGAAGATCTTCTTTTCGATCAAGCCGCTTACCGCGAATTCGCAAAACATATCGGCTGCGACGACATCATCGCCATCTCGGGGGCTGGCCACTTAGCCATCAAAACCCGCCCCGAAATCATCTCCCAGCTCATGCTCGAATTCCTAGAATCCCAAATCGCCGCCTAA